From the genome of Arthrobacter russicus:
GGTAGCGATGAGCTTTTGTGGCAAGGGCTTTCCACCTACCTGGCCAGGGGAGCCAAGCTCGGCTTGCCGATGGCGCCGGATCACCGTGAGCCGTTCAATGCGCCGGATGCCAATGCGTTGTGGCCGCTGGCCGCGGATCTGGGCCGCCGTTACGGGGCGGTGTCCGGCGATATCAATCCGATTCACACGAGCAAGCTCGGTGCCAAAGCGCTCGGCCTGAAAACCACGATCGTGCACGGCATGTACCTGGCGTCCCGGGCGCTGACCGCCGCGCTGCCGGCCGGCGTCGAGGCCTATCGCTGGGACGTGGAGTTCGCCACCCCGACCTTCATTCCGGGCTCGGTGGCGGTGCGTTTCGAGACTGAATCCGAGCCGGCTTGGCAGGGCACCGATTACCTGGGCTGGAATCCGCGCAGCGGCAAGATCAATTTCAGCGGTTCGATCAAACCACTGTGATTTGCCCCTGGTGATCCGGCTCTGACTCCCGGACGGCTGCACCGCATATGCTGAGCAGATGAGCACCGACCTTAGCTTCGAAGCAGCCGAACAACTCGACCTGGACGATCCGTTGCAGCAGCACCGCGATGCCTTCATCGGCAGCGATGATCCGGCGCTGGTCGCGTATCTGGACGGCAATTCGCTGGGCCGGCCGTTGCGGGCCAGTGCGGAGCGCGTCGGCAGCTTCATCGCCGAGCAGTGGGGCGGCCGGTTGATCCGCGGTTGGGATGAGAACTGGCTGGGCTTGCCGGCCAAGATCGGCGACGATTTGGGCCGGATCATGCTCGGGGCCGCAGCCGGGCAGTGCACGATCGGCGACTCGACCACGGTCCTGCTGTACAAACTGTGCCGTGCTGCAGTGGCGGCTCGGCCCGGGCGGAACGAGATCGTGATCGATACCGACAACTTTCCGACCGACCGGTACATCGTGCAGGGGATTGCCGCCGAATGCGGCTTGACCCTGCGTTGGATCCGGCCCGCTTACGACGGCGGGGTAACCGCTGAAGACTTGGCTGCAGTGATCGGCGAACAGACCGCCTTAGTGCTGCTCAGCCAGATCGCCTACCGGTCGGGGTATCTCGCGGACATGGCAGGGTTGACCTCGATCGCGCATGAGCATGGCGCGCTGATCCTGTGGGATCTGTGCCACTCCGCGGGCGTGCTGCCGGTGGAACTGGATGCCAGCGGAGCGGATCTGGCGGTGGGCTGCAGCTACAAATACCTCAATGGCGGTCCTGGTGCGCCGGCTTTCTGCTACGTCCGGTCCGAGCATCTGGAAACCCTGAAACAACCGATCCAGGGTTGGCTCGGCAGCGTGGACCCGTTCCAGATGGGGCCGGATTACCGCCCGGCTGCCGGGATCCGCGGATTCACCTCGGGCACCCCGCCGATTTTGGGCATGACCGCGCTGCGGGACATGGTCGAGCTGATCGATGCGGTGGGCATCGACGCGGTCCGGGCGAAATCGGTCGCACTGACCGACTACGCGGTGGCCTTGTACGACGGCGTGCTCGCTCCGCTGGGCGTCGAGCTGGCGTCGCCGCGGGATCCGGCCCGGCGCGGTGGCCATGTGACCATCGACCACCCGGCGTTCCGCACAGTGACTGAGCAGCTATGGGAACAAGGAATTATTCCGGATTTCCGCAACCCGGATGGCATCCGATTGGGCTTGTCCCCGTTGTCCACGAGTTTCACCGAGCTGTGGATCGGCGTGGATGCCATCCGGGCCGCGCTGGGCACTAATCGATAGAGGAATCGGCAACGAAAACTCGTCGGTGGGGTTCTCACAACTTTAATCTATTTTTTGGATTATAGGGTTTCGATACTGAAATTTTGTTGTTAGGCTGCTGAATATTGATTGCAGGGCACCACGCTGCTGCGACTTTGCCTACTTGTTGGGGGAACTTCCGCGATGGCTGGTTTTTGGTTTCGTTCGGTGGCAGTGGTTGTTGGTTCGGCGGTGTGTCTGACCGCTTTGGCCGGCACAGCAGGAGCGGCGGATCTTCCACCTGCGCCGCCGCAGGTGGAGTATCCCGAGCCGAGCGTGTGGGAGGCCCCGTCTGAGGTTAATCGGACTCCGGTTGGCGGAGCGCCGTCGGGCGTTTGGGCTGAGACGCCGGCGCAAGGCGCGGCGACCTTGGAAGAACGCCCGGCTCCTTTATCCCGGCAGGCGCAGTCGGCTCCTTTGCGGGAGGCAGCCGCCGCTCCGGCAGCTAGTTCGCAATTGGGGGTCTTGCCGTATTACGCCCTGCATCAGATTCAGCTGACCAAAGGACTGACCGCCGCGGTGAATATGGCGACGGGCAATCTGGTTTTGGCGCATCAGAACTTGGCGATGAACGCCCCGGGCGTCGCTCCTCAGTTTTCCGAGGTCTACAACAGAACAGCCTGGACACCGTCCCCGGATCGTTGGGCGGCAACTGGCGGGGCTCCTACGGCCAGGACATCGGCGTTGCCTATAGTGCGGATCGGAATCAGGTGACGTTCCGTGATACCTCCGGGTTCAACCAGGTCTTCACCAAGAACGCTGATGGATCTTGGAAGTCGCCGGTCGGGTTGAAAGCCACATTGGCCACTCCGGCGGACGGGACGATGCAGGTCACCTATAACAGCTCCGGTCAGAAACTGACGTTCTCGCCAGGTGGATTCATCGTCTCTGATGTCGATCGAAACGGTATCGGCACCACCTACGCTTACACCGGCACTCAGCTGGCTTCGATCACTGATGCTGCTGGAAGAGTTTCGACGGTGACCAAGACCGGGGCTGAGACTACCGTGAAACTGCCGGACAGTCGGGTGGTCTATTACAAACGCGATGATGCCGGACGACTGATTCAAACCGGAGTAAAATCTAATCCGGCACCGGCAACCAAGCTCGCGATCTCTAACGAATTCAGTTATGGCAGCAACGGCAAAGTTGCCTCTGCGACTTTGAACCGGGCCAACTCGTCCTATGGAACAGTCGGCGGAGTGAAGGTCACCTACAACTTCGCATACGACGAGGCCGGCAGGGCAGCATCCGTGACGCTGCGTTCTGAAGGTGCGGACCAGAACGCACCCAAGGTATATGCCGAGCGAGTCACGAAATTCGCATACAACGATACGAACACGGTGGTGACGGATCCGGCCGGGAAGAATTCCACGGTCAATCTCGATGCCCAGGGTCGGCAAATTTCTTCGGTGGATCAATTGGGTCGGACGAGATCCCAGGACTGGACGGCGAATAGTGATATCCAATCGGTGACTTCGGGTTCGGCTACCGGTGGGCCAGCTGGAGACGTGACCAAGTACGAATACGATTCGCTGGGCAATCAGTCCGGTGTTTCCTTGCCGACCGGCGCCGCAGCCTCAGCCGCTTATGCACAGAACGCTGATTGCAACAACGGTGGCTCTGGCAACGCTTACCAGGTCAAGTGCGCCACCGATGCGCAGTCGAACAAATCGACATTCGCCTACGACGGACAGAACAACATGATCTCCGCCAAAGACGAGACAACCGGCGGGCAGAAATTCCAGATCACCAGGGAAAAAGCCGACCGCAGCGTGTCCGGGGCCTTCGCCGGTATGACATGCTCCTCCACTGATGCAAACGGCAAGGTCACCACATTCGGCTACAACACGAACGGTGATTTGACCAAAGTAACCCCACCTGCGCCCTTGAAGCCAACAACGTATACGTATGACTCAGTGAGTAGGCCGAAAACAGTCACCGATCCGCGCGGCACGAAAGTCACGTACAACTACAACGCCACCGATGCGCTTTTTTATACAAACCAGCCCTCAGCTGACGGAAACACTGCCAATGCATCTTTGGGGTTTGACGGGTTGGACCTCGATTCGTCCAATAGGTACAACTACTCCGATAGCACTTATCCCAGTCCGACCGGCCGGGGAGCCACGGAGCAACGGTTCACGAGGTTCAATATTTTCGGGGATCCGCAAGGCCCGCGGATCTACCGTTACAACAGCCAACCGGATTTGGATAAGTCGGCAACCCCAGACGCGAATGGCAATCTCGCCGATTTTTGGGGCAACTATGGCGAGGGTGGATACGACTACCTTGGCGGGTATGGTCGGGATGCGGCGAATCAACTGACCAATGCGGGAACAGCCTCGTCCCGGAGCTGCACGGCGGCGAGCCCTGCTCCTGCGGGATCGGATTGCATTGCTTACGAGTACAACAGCGCCGGGTCAGTGACCAGCCAGGTTTTCCCGGGTGGCGCGAAGAAGACCACAACTTATGACATCTCCCAGCGTCCCACGCGGAGCACCGTCAAGGACGCGACCGGCGCGGTGGTTTACGACGTCGGCTATGTTTTCAAAGACGTCGCAGGCACTGATCGTGGACTGTTGCAGACCAAAACCTCTTATGTCGAAGAAGGCGTCGCTGCTGGCGCGGTATCGACCTATGCCTATGATTCGAAGAACCAACTCATCAATGCCACCGAGCAGACCGGGGCAACGGTGAGTGCCTCGTGGGCTTATGAATACGATCCTGCGGGCAATCGAATCAAGACTGTCACCACGGGTGCCTCCGGTTCGCCGGCGGAGACCAAAACATATTCTTTCAACGACGCGAACCAGATCACCGCTTCCTCAGCCAAGCCTTCGGGTTGGATCTATGACGAGGCCGGGAACATGACCGCGAATCCGGAAAGCAGCACCCAGTTCGCTTGCAACACTCGAAACGGCGCCCGGAACATTACCAAAAATGGGACTGAAACGAAGTACCAGTACATGGGCCAGGGAAACACCAACCGAGGCGAGAACGGGACGGTGAAGGAATACCAGACCCAGCTCGGTTTGGAGATGACCGTGGACGGGAACGAGAAGACAACCTATTTTCGGGATCCGAACGGGAACATTCTCTCTAAAAATACCGGAAGCACGCGTATCTACTACGTCACCGACGCTCAAGGTTCAGTCATCGCCCTGTTGGACAGCGCTGGCAAAAAGGTCGGCGGCTACTCATACGACCCCTACGGAGTAGGCCGTACGGTCACACCGGGTGCGGCAGAAACCAACACGCTTCGCTACATCGGAGGGATCTACGACAGCGCAACCGGACTCTATAAACTCGGCGCCCGCTACTACGACCCGGCCCTGGGTCGCTTCACCCAACAAGACCCCTCCGGGCAAGAAGCCAACCCCTACACCTACGCGGTCAACAATCCGATCAACAACTCAGACCCCAGCGGGTTGCTGACGGCAGGTAGTGCCGTAGGCTTCGGTATCGGATTTGCGTTTACCGCAGTCATCACTGGAGCCTTTTGTGCCGCTACTCTAGGTGGTTGCGGTTTTGTTGCTGCTGCCGCTATCGGCGCAGTAGCGGGCGGAGTCGGAGGATTTACCGGTGGCGCTGTAGCAGCAAAAATTGATGGAGGAGATGTGAGAACTGGAGCCTTTACCGGAGGACTATTTGGAGCCTATACTGGCGGATTAGGCCGATCTGGATCTTTCCTCGATGGAATTTCTGCACTATTTTCTTAGGATATAAATTGATTAAAAAGCCCGCAACAATTGCCTTCTTAGCTGCCGGAATTGCGGCCACGGTTTTGATCGGATTATTTTTTGGGTGGGAGAAGTCTCTTTACGCGATCGTTGGCGTAGGAGTTGGCCTCGGTGCTTTTGTTGGAATTTCTGCAGGAAATCGAAGTGCGAAAAAAACTGACGAGTATAGAGAAAATTTGATTCGTAAAAAATCTCCAGATCGAAATAATGATGCTTAACTGATTTATCGTCTAAATTAAATACAATTAGTCTCGGATGCCAACGTGAGAAAAATGTCCAACAAAAGGTTTACACTCGCGTTCTTTGCATAACAAAGTCAACTGATGTCCACGATTCGGATGACAAACAGTCAGAGTAGATGAGCTGTGGTTGGCTATTTCATGAAGAATTCGGCAACGGTGCGATTAAATTCTGTCCGGGTTACAACCGCTCTACCAAAGAGCAGTAACACAAGAACGATGTACTCAGCGGCATGACCGGACTACTTACGACTGAAGAACTTGTCCGGAGGCTGCAGCTCGGCGGTGCTGATGGCTTCGGAAGCGGGGCGTGGATGCCATCCAGGCCGCTCTGGGCACAGAGCAGTAAGCGAACTCCGAAGACTAATAGCGTGAAGACTAATAACGTCAGGGACGAAAGGCCGTGGGTATGGAACTGGACTCGGCGATCAGCGGTTGGGTGCATGGTTGGGCGCATTCGAGGCGGAGCGGCTGGCCGGAGCCGATGGCCGGTGGCTTCTCGATTGCCGTGCACAACGCGAAAGAAGCGACGCGCTACGTTCTCCAAGACGGCAATCCGGATCGAATTCGGGCGCTGGCTGCGGCGGTATCTCAGGAGCTGAACTGGATCAAGGCTCCGGGTACTGAGGCAGGGCTGCGCGATTGTTTCCCCGAAGGTTGGCAGTTCGGCCCACCCCTGTTCCTGATGGGCACAGGGCTTTCCGCAGTGCCGTCGGAACTGCAGTTGTTGCCGCCCGGTTATCGGCTGTTCGTCGAGCCTGAGGCCAATGCCCGCCAGGTCTGGATCACGGACCACGACGGCGCGCCTGCCGCACGGGGCCGAATCGGCATCGCGGGCGGGGTCGCCGTGGCGGACCAGATCGTCACGGAAACCGCACATCGACGTCGGGGGCTGGGGCGGGCGATGATGAACTCCTTGGCCGCCGAGGCGGTTGCCGGAGGCTGCAGCTCGGCGGTGCTGATGGCCTCGGAAGCGGGGCGTGGACTCTATTCCGCCTTGGGTTGGGAACTGCTGAGCCCGTTCGTCGAGGTCTGCTACCGCTCGGCACCGAGTTCGTAGAAATCCGGCCGACCGTGCCGCAAGCGCAACTGGGCATCCGCCGGGACCGCATCGCGGCGGAGCAGTTTGAGGCTGCCATCGGCCAGCTTCAGCGGCGCGGAATGCCACGGGGTGGTCCACACCGAATCGGAATCCAGCAAGCGCAGGCCGAACTTCTCCGAATCCGGCGGTTGCGGATGGATTGAAAGCCGCACCGCCTCCGGGAATTCTTCTGCGACGATGCCGCCCCAGGCCATGCTGCGTTGCAACACCTGGTAAGCCCGACGTCGGCAATCACGTTGCAGTGCCGAACGCGTGCCTTGGTGGTCTACCGAGTCGTCGACCAGGAATCTGATGATGCCCCGGTAAAGCGTGGCCAGCGTCGGATCGGCGCGCACTTGGCCGCGGAGTTCGTCAAGGCCGGGACCGTACTGCTCGATGATCGCTTGCCGGCGGGGTTGCTCCATCCGGCCCGGGTAACGGTCGCGGAGCGAAAAGAACACCAAGTGCTTCAGGCCTTCAGCCTCTGCGGTTTGCCGTAGGTCGTCGAAATAGGCGTCGATGGCATCCTGGTCTACGCCGATCGCGTCGGCGAAAATATGCCCGTCACTACAGATCGCCAAGCTCACGCCAGCCGGATGCACCGCCTCGATCTGCGCGCACAAAGCATTGAGGAATCGCAGCGAAGCGCGTTCTCCGGCGTCGGGCAGTGCGCCCATCACCTTCGCTGGATTGGGGGATTTGCAAGGAAACCCGGGCAGCGCGAAGAGCAGCCGGCGGTCGGTGCCGGCCACCTCTCCGAGCGCTTCGAGAATCCGCGGAAAGTCCGCCGGGCGGCTGGACCCGCGCGGCTCGGCGGTGCGCCGGTACGGCAACAACAGCTCCAGGATCCGGTGGGCCGGGGATCGGACGGCGGCCACTGCGGTCATCGACGCAGCTCCCGGTAGCTCACGGGAAGGCTTTTCAGGCCTCGCGTCAACACCGCGGCAATCCACGATGGCGGTTCGGCGGAGGAGTCCAGGGCGAGCCCCTCGAGCCGGTCGAAAAGCCTGCCCAGGCCCCAGGCCAATTGGCTCCGGGCCAAGGCCGCGCCAGGGCAATAGTGCGGGCCGGCACTGAAACCGAAGTGACTGCTGCGCCGTTGCCGGCTGGATTTGAGCTGCGCAACGGATTCGGACCGCCCGCCGAAATCCAGCCGGTCGCCGCCGGGCAAGTCCCGATTGGCCGCATTCAGCGCGACGATCACCGAATCACCCGCGGGGATCCGGGTTCCCCGAAAATCCGTGTCGACCGTGAAGAAGCGCCAAGTGGCCAGGGCGAAAGCTCCGTCGTAACGGATCAATTCATCGATCCACAGCGACCGCGCCTCCGGCCGGGAGACGAAATCGGCCCGGGCTTCCGGGTGCTGCAACAAGGCCAGCATCGAGGTCGACAGCTGGTGGGTCACCGGTTCCTGACCGGCCACCAAAAGCTGAAAGACCAACGAGGACAGCTGGTCTGCGCTCAAGCTCCCGGCAGCCTGTGCCCGGACCAAACGGGCCAGCAGCCCGGAGCGTTCCGGCCGGGCGGCGTCAGCGACCACTTCGGCGATGTACGCCTCGAGCTCCCGCAAGAGCCGTTCATACTCGGGACGCCAAGGGTCGTCCGGTCCGACCGGCTGCACCACCTTGCCCCAAGCGGGGTCGAAGCCGTCGGCGAGCCGGGGCGGCAAACCGATCGCGAGCGAAAGCACCCGGAAAGGCAGCAGCGCCATGTATTCCGGAACCAAATCCAGGCCTCCGGAATCGGGGAAGCCATCGATGAGCTGATCGGCGTGATCCGCTATCCGGCCTTCCAATTCCGTTGCTGCGCGCGCGGAGAACGCGGGCAGGATCAGTTTCCGCATCCGGGCATGCACTTCGCCGTCCTGGTGCAGCAGATGCGACTGCAAACGGGTGTGCTGCGGTTCCGGCATGATCGAGGCTTTGGCCCGCCATCGCGGATTGCCGACGTCGTGGTTCTTCCGGATGTCCGGATGCTGCAGGAGTTCAGCGGCGGCGTCCGCCCCGGTGACCAGCCAGGCGTTGACCCCGCTGGGGAAGCGTACCCGGTGCACCTGCCCGTTCCTGGTAAGGTGCTGGAACACCCGGTAGGGATCCTGGACGTAGGCTGCGCCGAACAGCTGCACCGCGCCTTCGGCATCCCGTTCGAACGGCTCAGCGCGATCGGCTCCGAGCCCGGTCACCGGGCAGCTCATCGGGACTCCTCGGCGTCGTCGGAGGCGGGGTCGCCGACTGCCGCAGGTGAGTCGGAGCTCGCCGTGAAGTTGCGCAGCCGCAGGCTGTTGGTCACCACGAAGAGGCTGGACAGGGACATCGCCGCACCGGCGATGAGCGGATTGAGCAGGCCGAAGGCGGCCAATGGGATCGCCGCCACGTTGTACACGAAGGCCCACACCAGGTTTCCGCGGATGGTGCGCAGGGTGCGTCTGGACAGCACGATCGCATCGGCGACCACGCGCAGGTCCGGACGGATCAGAATGATGTCGGCAGACTTCATCGCGACGTCGGTGCCGCTCACCATGGCCATGCCCAAATTGGCAGTGGCCAACGCCGCCGCGTCATTGATCCCGTCGCCGACCATCGCAATCCGGCGCCCGGCTGCTTGCAGATCCGCCAGAACCTTGGCCTTTTCCGTCGGCAGTACCCCGCCGATCGCCTGTTTCATGCCCAACTGGGCGGCGACGTCGTCTGCGGCGCGCTGCCGGTCCCCGCTGAGCAGCACCGTGTGCAGGCCCAGTCCGTGCAGCATTCCGACGGCTTCGCCGGCGCCTTTGCGCAGCGAATCCTGCAGCGCGTAGACCGCACGGGCCACCCCGTCCACGGCCAGGAAGACCAAGGTTCCGGTGGCGTCGTCCAAAGCGGACGGCGGGCGTGGCACGCCACGTTCGGCCAGCAGCGCAGCACTTCCGACCAGCACTTCTGCGCCCTGGACCACGGCCCGGACGCCTCGGCCCGGCAGCGCGCCGAACTCTTCGGCGAGCGGGGCGCGCAAGCCGTTCTGCTCGGCGAAGCCGATGATCGCCCGGGCTGTGGGGTGTTCCGAGTCGGCCTCCGCAGCGGCGGCCAGCGCGGTGAGCTGTTCCGGGGTCTGTGGGCCGGCCGGGTCCGCGCCGGCCGCGACGTCGAACACCGCCATCCGGTGCACGCTCATTTCGCCGGTGGTCAGGGTCCCGGTTTTGTCCAGCACCACGGTGTCGATGCGGCCCGAAGATTCCAGCGCCTGTTGGCTTTTGATCAGGATGCCCAGCTGGCTGCCGCGGCCCACGCCGACCATCAGGGCCATCGGGGTAGCGAGCCCCAACGCGCAGGGGCAGGCGATGATCAGCACCGAGATCGCGGCGCCGAAGGCCTTCTCCGCGGAGTTTCCGCTCAGCATCCAGGCGGCGAAAACCAGAACCGTGAGTACCAGGATCACCGGAACGAAAACCCCGACGATCCGCTCCACGAGGGCTTGGATATTGGCCTTGCGAGTCTGGGCGTGTTCTGCGAGCGCGGCCAGTTGGGCCAGCTGTGTGCTTTCGCCGACCTTGAGCGCACGGACCAGCAGCCGTCCGTCGAGGACCACGGTCCCGCCGATCAGCCCGTCGCCGGGCGCTACCGGTTTGGGCTCCGGTTCGCCGGTCATCGGCGAAGTGTCCACGCCGGCCTGGCCGGCGAGCACTTCGCCGTCGCAGGCCACCCGCTCACCGGGCCGGACCACGAACTGTTCGCCCACCCGGAGCTGCGAGATTGGAATCAGGGATTCCTGTCCGTCGCGCAGCACCCGGACCTCGCCGACCGCGAGCTTCGCCAAGGCGCCGAGCACCCCGGAAGCCTTGTGCCGCGACTTGGCTTCGAAATAGCGCCCAGCCAGCAGGAAGGTGGTGACGCCGGCGGCCACTTCGAGGTAGATCGAGTCTGCTCCCGGCGGGGTCTGGCCGAAGCCGACCCAATAGCCCGGAGTGGTTTTGTCCGAGAAGATGATCGCGAAAACCGACCAGAAATACGAGGCCAGCACGCCGAGCGAAACCAAGGTGTCCATGCTGAAGCTGCCGTGCCGGAGATTTTTCGCCGCGGCCCGATGGAATGGCCAGGCGCACCAGAAGACCACCGGAGTGGCGATCAGCACGCACAGCCAGTCCCAGAACGGAAAGCGCAGGTCTGGCACCAGGGCGAGCACGATCGCGAGGTTGCCCAACGGCAGGGTCAGGACCGCGGCCACGATCAGCCGGCGCAACAACATCGCGCTGCGTTCCGGGGCGCTGGTCTCCGGCATCGAAGAAGCGCTCCGGACCACTGCGGTGGCTCCGTAGCCGGCCGCCTCCACGGCGGCCACGGCCTCCGCGGTCCGTTCCGCGGGCAAGCCGCGCAGCACCGCCCGTTCGGTGGCGAAGTTGACCGTTGCCGCCACGCCGTCGAGCTTGCCGAGTTTCTTCTGGATCCGCACCGCGCAGGCCGAACAGGTCATTCCGGTCAACTGCAGTTCGATCGGCGGGTGTTCCGCCGCCGCGGTCCCGGGTTCGTCCAGCCGTGTGTCCATCACTGCTCTCCTTGCCGGGCGGCGTCGCGATTCGGCTGCTCGGGTTGCGGCCGGTTGCGGTCGGAAAGCGCCGCCAGCATGTCGTTGTAGTTGTCCAGGCTGTCGTCCAATCCCTGATCACCCCGCCGGTCCTTGCGTTTGGCCTCGCGCTGATCGGATCTGGACCATTGGGTGAGCAAGGCGATCACGACCACGATCAGCGGCAATTCGCCGGCTGCCCAGGCCACTCCGCCGCCCAGGTATTGGTCGGCCTTGAAATCGGTGTTCCAATCCGGTTGCAGGGAACGGTAGAAGTTTTCCCCGATGATCGTGGTCGAAGACATCACCGCGACCGCGAAGAAGGCGTGGAACGGCATTGCGGCGAGGGTGAAACCCAGTTTGCCGATGTAGGGCATCGGGCGGGGCGCGCGGTCGATGCCGATCACGATCCAGTAGAAGAGGTAGCCGGAAATGATGAAGTGCAGGTTCATCGCCTGGTGCGCCCAGTGGTAGCGCATGCCGAGTTCGAACAGCGGCGAGAAATACAGCGCGTAATAGGAGCCGACGAAGATCGCGAAGACCAGGAGCGGATTGGTCAGGAAGAGCGAGATCTTCGAATGCATCAGGGCATTGATCCATTCCCGCGGACCGCTGGGCGCACCGGGCTTGGCCGGGCGCAAGGCGCGCAGTGCCAAGGTGACCGGACCGCCGAGCACCAGGAGCACCGGGGCCAGCATGTTCAGTCCCATGTGCCCCATCATGTGCAGCCCGAAAGATCCAGGCGAGCGTTCCGCCCAGACCGACGAGGTGAAATAGTAGACCGCGAGCCAACCGAGCAGCCAGCTGATGGTCCGGCCCTTGCTCCAGACATCGCCGCGGTTGCGCAGGGTGCGCACGCCCAGCAAGTAGAGCAGCACCGCGATGATCGCAATGCTGCTGAACAGCACGTTGGCGCGGCCGGGCAACAACCAGCCGATGAAGCTGCGGGCTCCGTCGATGGAAAAACCGAGGAAGTTCTCCTGGGTGCTCTGCACCAGCAGGTAGCGCGGCGGGATCGTCCGTTGCAGGGCGAGCAACGCGCCGAGGAAGACCGCGCCCAAGCCCAGCAGCGCGGTCAGCCGCCAGCGATAGCCGGCCGGGACCTTGGCCTGCTCGGCCATGGCTCGGTTGAACTGCCGGGCATTGGACCAGGCCAGCAACGCCGAGCCGGCGGCGGCGAGCAGCGCGACCAGGAAAATCGTTCCGTAGCTGGAATCGGTGGGGGCATTTCCGGCCAGGCCTTGGTAGGCCACGGCGGCGTAGCCCACGAGCGCGACCCCGGCGCAGATCCAGGACATGACGTGGAACCGCCGGAACCCCTGTGCGCTGAGCTTTCCACCAGCGGCCAAGAACCAGTACACACCGAGCAGGCTGCTGAGCCAGAGCAGCGCCGCCGGCACGGCGAAGCCGGCCGCATCGGAGGCGAAATCATGGTCGGCACCGACCGAAACCTGGCCGACCAGCACGGTGAGCAAGACCGCCGAGCAGAGCAGCACGAGCGAGACGAACCGGCTGACCCAGGTCTGCCACAACAACAGGGCCGGGACGATCACCGCTGCGCATAGTGCGGCGAACACCCAAGCCTGGGCTGCCTGGGTGGTGTCCAGGAAGACCATGAAACTGCTGGAGACCACCCAGTTGAGCGGGACTCCGTTGTTGTCCGCGGCGATGAAACCGATGAGCAGCAGACTGCTCAAGCCCCAGACCACGGCGAAGCCGGCGGCACGCCGGGCCGCCGCCCGGCCGGAATCCCCAGCGGCATAGCCCGGACCGCCGAAGAAGCAGAGCAGTCCCAGCTGGGCGAGCGTGGCCACCGCGCCGAGCCACGCGACGGTCCGCAACACCGAGGTTGCCACGGCGGTGAATACGCCTGGATAGCCGCGGTTCAACGAAGCGTAGAACTCCTCGCCCTGCAACAGCGGAAGGAGCAAGGCGAGCAGGACCAGTGCGCCGGC
Proteins encoded in this window:
- a CDS encoding cytochrome P450, whose protein sequence is MSCPVTGLGADRAEPFERDAEGAVQLFGAAYVQDPYRVFQHLTRNGQVHRVRFPSGVNAWLVTGADAAAELLQHPDIRKNHDVGNPRWRAKASIMPEPQHTRLQSHLLHQDGEVHARMRKLILPAFSARAATELEGRIADHADQLIDGFPDSGGLDLVPEYMALLPFRVLSLAIGLPPRLADGFDPAWGKVVQPVGPDDPWRPEYERLLRELEAYIAEVVADAARPERSGLLARLVRAQAAGSLSADQLSSLVFQLLVAGQEPVTHQLSTSMLALLQHPEARADFVSRPEARSLWIDELIRYDGAFALATWRFFTVDTDFRGTRIPAGDSVIVALNAANRDLPGGDRLDFGGRSESVAQLKSSRQRRSSHFGFSAGPHYCPGAALARSQLAWGLGRLFDRLEGLALDSSAEPPSWIAAVLTRGLKSLPVSYRELRR
- a CDS encoding heavy metal translocating P-type ATPase; this encodes MDTRLDEPGTAAAEHPPIELQLTGMTCSACAVRIQKKLGKLDGVAATVNFATERAVLRGLPAERTAEAVAAVEAAGYGATAVVRSASSMPETSAPERSAMLLRRLIVAAVLTLPLGNLAIVLALVPDLRFPFWDWLCVLIATPVVFWCAWPFHRAAAKNLRHGSFSMDTLVSLGVLASYFWSVFAIIFSDKTTPGYWVGFGQTPPGADSIYLEVAAGVTTFLLAGRYFEAKSRHKASGVLGALAKLAVGEVRVLRDGQESLIPISQLRVGEQFVVRPGERVACDGEVLAGQAGVDTSPMTGEPEPKPVAPGDGLIGGTVVLDGRLLVRALKVGESTQLAQLAALAEHAQTRKANIQALVERIVGVFVPVILVLTVLVFAAWMLSGNSAEKAFGAAISVLIIACPCALGLATPMALMVGVGRGSQLGILIKSQQALESSGRIDTVVLDKTGTLTTGEMSVHRMAVFDVAAGADPAGPQTPEQLTALAAAAEADSEHPTARAIIGFAEQNGLRAPLAEEFGALPGRGVRAVVQGAEVLVGSAALLAERGVPRPPSALDDATGTLVFLAVDGVARAVYALQDSLRKGAGEAVGMLHGLGLHTVLLSGDRQRAADDVAAQLGMKQAIGGVLPTEKAKVLADLQAAGRRIAMVGDGINDAAALATANLGMAMVSGTDVAMKSADIILIRPDLRVVADAIVLSRRTLRTIRGNLVWAFVYNVAAIPLAAFGLLNPLIAGAAMSLSSLFVVTNSLRLRNFTASSDSPAAVGDPASDDAEESR
- a CDS encoding cytochrome c oxidase assembly protein, with product MNALPNDRTGLPRPKIRPHPALPAGVAGALVLLALLLPLLQGEEFYASLNRGYPGVFTAVATSVLRTVAWLGAVATLAQLGLLCFFGGPGYAAGDSGRAAARRAAGFAVVWGLSSLLLIGFIAADNNGVPLNWVVSSSFMVFLDTTQAAQAWVFAALCAAVIVPALLLWQTWVSRFVSLVLLCSAVLLTVLVGQVSVGADHDFASDAAGFAVPAALLWLSSLLGVYWFLAAGGKLSAQGFRRFHVMSWICAGVALVGYAAVAYQGLAGNAPTDSSYGTIFLVALLAAAGSALLAWSNARQFNRAMAEQAKVPAGYRWRLTALLGLGAVFLGALLALQRTIPPRYLLVQSTQENFLGFSIDGARSFIGWLLPGRANVLFSSIAIIAVLLYLLGVRTLRNRGDVWSKGRTISWLLGWLAVYYFTSSVWAERSPGSFGLHMMGHMGLNMLAPVLLVLGGPVTLALRALRPAKPGAPSGPREWINALMHSKISLFLTNPLLVFAIFVGSYYALYFSPLFELGMRYHWAHQAMNLHFIISGYLFYWIVIGIDRAPRPMPYIGKLGFTLAAMPFHAFFAVAVMSSTTIIGENFYRSLQPDWNTDFKADQYLGGGVAWAAGELPLIVVVIALLTQWSRSDQREAKRKDRRGDQGLDDSLDNYNDMLAALSDRNRPQPEQPNRDAARQGEQ